The Pleuronectes platessa chromosome 22, fPlePla1.1, whole genome shotgun sequence region gcagtattttacagctgcagctctgtaatgatgcagtattttacagctgcagccctataatgatgcagtattttacagctgccgctctataatgatgcagtattttacagctgcagctctataatgatgcagtattttacagctgcagccctATACTGATGCAgtgttttacagctgcagctctataatgatgcagtattttacagctgcagctctataatgatgcagttttctacacctgcagctctataatcatacagtattttacagctgcagccctataatgatgcagttttctacagctgcagctctataatgatgcagtattttacacctgccgctctataatgatgcagtattttacagctgcagctctataatgatgcagtattttacacctgccgctctataatgatgcagtaatttacagctgcagctctataatgatgAAGTATTTTACACCTGCCACTCTacaatgatgcagtattttacacctgccgctctataatgatgcagtattttacagctgcagctctgtaatgatgcagtattttacacctgccgctctataatgatgcagtaatttacagctgcagctctataatgatgAAGTATTTTACACCTGCCACTCTacaatgatgcagtattttacagctgcagctctataatCATACAGTATTTTAAAGCTGgagctctataatgatgcagttttCTACACCCgcagctctataatgatgcagtattttacagctgcagctctataatgatgcagtattttacagctgcagccctataatgatgcagtattttacagctgccgctctataatgatgcagtattttacagctgcagctctataatgatgcagtattttacagctgcagccctataatgatgcagtattttacagctgccgctctataatgatgcagtattttacagctgcagctctataatgatgcagtattttacagctggagctctataatgatgcagttttCTACACCTGCCACTCTacaatgatgcagtattttacagctgcagctctataatgatgcagtattttacagctgcagccctataatgatgcagtattttacagctgccgctctataatgatgcagtattttacagctgcagctctataatgatgcagtattttacagctgcagccctataatgatgcagttttCTACGCCTGCAGCTCTATAATCatacagtattttacagctggagctctataatgatgcagttttCTACACCTGCCACTCTacaatgatgcagtattttacagctgcagctctataatgatgcagtattttacagctgcagccctataatgatgcagtattttacagctgccgctctataatgatgcagtattttacagctgcagctctataatgatgcagtattttacagctgcagccctataatgatgcagtgttttacagctgcagctctataatgatgcagtattttacagctgcagctctataatgatgcagttttctacacctgcagctctataatcatacagtattttacagctgcagccctataatgatgcagttttctacagctgcagctctataatgatgcagtattttacacctgccgctctataatgatgcagtattttacagctgcagctctataatgatgcagtattttacacctgccgctctataatgatgcagtaatttacagctgcagctctataatgatgAAGTATTTTACACCTGCCACTCTacaatgatgcagtattttacacctgccgctctataatgatgcagtattttacagctgcagctctataatgatgcagtattttacacctgccgctctataatgatgcagtattttacagctgcagccctATAATGATGAAGTATTTTACACCTGccgctctataatgatgcagtattttacagctgcagctctataatgatgcagtattttacacctgccgctctataatgatgcagtaatttacagctgcagctctataatgatgAAGTATTTTACACCTGCCACTCTacaatgatgcagtattttacagctgcagctctataatCATACAGTATTTTAAAGCTGgagctctataatgatgcagttttCTACACCCgcagctctataatgatgcagtattttacagctgcagctctataatgatgcagtattttacagctgcagccctataatgatgcagtattttacagctgccgctctataatgatgcagtattttacagctgcagctctataatgatgcagtattttacagctgcagccctataatgatgcagtattttacagctgccgctctataatgatgcagtattttacagctgcagctctataatgatgcagtattttacagctggagctctataatgatgcagttttCTACACCTGCCACTCTacaatgatgcagtattttacagctgcagctctataatgatgcagtattttacagctgcagccctataatgatgcagtattttacagctgccgctctataatgatgcagtattttacagctgcagctctataatgatgcagtattttacagctgcagccctataatgatgcagttttCTACGCCTGCAGCTCTATAATCatacagtattttacagctggagctctataatgatgcagttttCTACACCTGCCACTCTacaatgatgcagtattttacagctgcagctctataatgatgcagtattttacagctgcagccctataatgatgcagtattttacagctgccgctctataatgatgcagtattttacagctgcagctctataatgatgcagtattttacagctgcagccctataatgatgcagtgttttacagctgcagctctataatgatgcagtattttacagctgcagctctataatgatgcagttttctacacctgcagctctataatcatacagtattttacagctgcagccctataatgatgcagttttctacagctgcagctctataatgatgcagtattttacacctgccgctctataatgatgcagtattttacagctgcagctctataatgatgcagtattttacacctgccgctctataatgatgcagtaatttacagctgcagctctataatgatgAAGTATTTTACACCTGCCACTCTacaatgatgcagtattttacacctgccgctctataatgatgcagtattttacagctgcagctctataatgatgcagtattttacacctgccgctctataatgatgcagtattttacagctgcagccctATAATGATGAAGTATTTTACACCTGccgctctataatgatgcagtattttacagctgcagctctataatgatgcagtattttacacctgccgctctataatgatgcagtaatttacagctgcagctctataatgatgAAGTATTTTACACCTGCCACTCTacaatgatgcagtattttacagctgcagctctataatCATACAGTATTTTAAAGCTGgagctctataatgatgcagttttCTACACCCGCAGCTCTATAATCatacagtattttacagctgcagctctataatgatgcagttttCTACAGCTGCAGTGTTGAACCCTTTGTGATTGTTCTTATTTATCTCCAGGACCTGGATAGAAACCCGGGGCTCCATGTTTGAGCTGTGGGCCTGACGCCGGGCTGAGGTCGATTTGTCCGATGAACTTCCAGTCGTCCGACTCAACAGAAACTATCCAGAGCAACAGACGAGTCGATAACAACCTCAGAGCTGTTGAATCAGACGAGAGCCACATCGCCTCAGCCATGAAAGAGCTCAGGAACACAGGTGACAACCACGAGTTCAGTCTTTTTATATGTATGAAGATGTAAGTTCAAATCAGAAACTTTTGGGAAACATCCTTAGGTCTTTGTATGTCTGAGATTCCCTTAAAGAATCAGTGATGTCATCAACTTGGATTATTTTCCTCTCATTAAACTACACACGTATGTTCCATGAGTCTCTAACGTGTGGTTGCTCTGTCTCAGGCTGGTACTGGGGAACTCTGACCGCCGCCGAGGCCAAAGAGATCCTGCAGGACGCAGCTGAGGGCACCTTCCTGGTGCGGGACAGCTCTCAGAGGGACTACCTGTTCACCATCTCCGCCATGACATCGGCGGGTCCCACCAACCTGCGGATTGAGTACAAAGATGGTAAATTCAAGCTTGACTCTGTGGTTCTGGTGAGGCCGAAGCTGAAGCAGTTTGACAGCGTGGTCCACCTGGTGGAGCACTACGTCATGCTCTCCAAGAGCAGCGACAACACGACAGCAGACCCTCAATTctcagcagcggcggcggcggcggcaccCAACGGCAcggtgcagctgctgctcaccaAACCTGTGTACACCGCTACGCCAGCGCTGCAGCACCTGTGCCGCATCGCCATCAACAAGACGACGCGGCAAGTCCAGGATCTGCCGCTGCCCAACAGACTGAGGGACTATCTGACAGACTACGCCTACAATGTGTAGACACAGAGCGGCATCAGCTGTGTGCAACGCCACCTGACCTCGGATCAGTCCCATCATCGGTGCCGACAGGCCGGTCAGAGCCACAGGCAATAATTGCCGGGGAGTCGTCATGGAAGCAGGcggagtttgtgtgtgatgcagaCGTTAACACAGAAACTGACCACGAGCGACACATCAGGCCCAAGATACACACTcacaacctgcacacacacttaaccggtttcaaattaaaactcatCTAAAATGCTTTATGATCAATAACCTATGACCCAGGTCTGTGGTTACATCATGTAACTGTAGCTCTATGAAATCGAATTATGAATTTGTTCATACATCAAATGAATCTGAATGTTTAAACAAACTTCATGTCGCTCTGGTCAAATGTTATCACGGTTGAATATAAGCCGACCTCCGGCCTCCTCTGGGTCGGGAGGGATCAGTCCTCAGCTATAGATCCTGGACGCTCTGGTCGTTAAACGGTCGCTCTCTCAGGTAAAACACGACTTGTTGCATGTTTGTTCACAGGTTCGATGCTCATGTTGATGATGTTCTTCTTCTGTTATTTTCTATAATTGCTCTGTGGCTAAATgagtaaatgtatattttgtataattGCTCTGTGGCTAAATgagtaaatgtatatttactgAAGGTAACAGGAAGTACAGATGTTTTGTACATatcacagctgtttgatttttataACCTATTTATTGATGCTgtcacactgtgtgtttgtacagaaGCTGAACACACAGCGGGTTCGGGGCCTCTGTCAAACATGAGATAAATAAAGTTTCATATGGTGCTTCATCAAGTTTGTTTCCATCACTTTTTACCCAAATCTTTAtactgtctttttctttctttttagttttcagTGGTCATATCGACAACACTGCAAACATTGTAAAATTAAACAAACCTTTTCATACCATCAATTATATGACAAATTCtatttaattctttttttttgtatatttatttacaaaggtCATCATTTGTTTTGTGGAAAACAACATCTGCCAGAAAAGCGAAACAAATCCAGGTGAAAAGATAAGGAATgcaaataaatattattgttattattgatgACATTAGTTCATATTTAAGTGATACATCACCAGTAAAGAGTTTTCAGTCAAACTCTTGGATTATGGGGATTTAAAACTCTTCGAAATAAGAAGAGACAATTGCCATTTTAAGTTTACTGCTGacgatataaaataaaaaattttacCGAGATAATTCTGGAGTATGTAATAATACAGAAGAATGTAGAAGAGTTTAAATCAATGTAATATATCTTAGCATTATCTTATTATTGATTTTAGCAGAATTATCAGTGATTTGAACTAATTGATTTTCAGGTTTGAACGTGTAAGCAGAAGGTTCCGCTTCGACATGTTTCCAGTCGGACACAATAACAGTGCTGCAGCTGTGGTCCGGGTGGTTTTCACTGTGACATGATTAAATGTGGAGAtaacgaagggactcgaactgTGACATGGACCCGGCTCACCGAGCCGTTCTCCGGAGGAACACACGCTTTCTGTCAGCGGAGCTGCAGGTCAGCGACTCCATCGTTCCGCTTCTGTTCCAGGACGAGATTCTGACGGAAGCTCAGGTGGAACACATCGAGTCCCAGGCCACGAGCCGCCGGAAGACGCTGCGGCTCCTGGAGCTGCTGCCCCGCAGGGGGCCCCGGGCCTTCCGCTGCTTCCTGCGGGCCCTGGACGACTTCAGCTGGGTCCGAGAGCGGCTGCTGCTGGACCTCCACACCCCGGGACCCGGGGCTGAACAAGGAgctggaccaggaccaggagctggaccaggagctggaccaggaccaggagcaggtgctggaccaggaccaggaccaggagctGGACCAGGAGCTGGACCAGGAGCTGGACCAGGAGCTAGACCAGGAGCTGGACCAGGAGCTGGACCAGGAgctggaccaggaccaggagctggaccaggaccaggagcaggtgctggaccaggaccaggaccaggagctggaccaggaccaggaccaggagctGGACCAGGAGCTGGACCAAGACcaggagcaggtgctggatcaggaccaggaccaggagctggaccaggagctggaccaggagctggaccaggaccaggagctGGACCAGAAGCTGGACCAGGAGCCGGATCCACAGGTGAGGCCCGGGTGGGAGAAAACACCCCAGAAGTTAGTTAGTTATTAAGTTATTAAGGTTAGTTAGTTATTAAGTTATTTAGTTATTAAGTTATtaaagttagttagttagttagttattaatttattaaggTTAGTTAGTTATTAAGTTATTaaggttagttagttagttagttattaagttatttagttattaagttattaaagttagttagttagttattaagttattaaggttagttagttagttagttattaaGGTTACTTAGTTAGTTAGGTAGTTTGGTAGGTAGGTAGTTAGTTAGGTAGTTTGTTAGTTCGTTAGTTAGTtcattagttagttagttattaaGTTATTAAGGTTACTTAGTTAGTTAGGTAGTTTGGTAGGTAGGTAGTTCGTTAGTTCATTAGTTAGTTAGTTCGTTAGGTAGTTTGGTAGGTAGGTAGTTAGTTATTAAGTTATTatggttagttagttagttagttagttattaaGTTATTAAGGTTACTTAGTTAGTTAGGTAGTTTGGTAGGTAGGTAGTTAGTTAGGTAGTTCGTTAGTTCGTTAGTTCGTTAGTtcattagttagttagttattaaGTTATTAAGTTATTAAGGTTACTTAGTTCGTTAGGTAGTTTGGTAGGTAGGTAGTTCGTTAGTTCATTAGTTAGTTAGTTCGTTAGGTAGTTTGGTAGGTAGGTAGTCAGTTATTTGGTGAGTCAGTGGGTTACTAAGCTAGTCAGTTATTaaggttagttagttagttagttagttagtacATTAGAGATTCATTTAGTTATTAGGGTCCCAGGTGTTTCATTAAATTCCAGTTTTCAAACCTAAATTAAcgtaattatttttaatatctttCTCACGTGACTCATTGACATATCAgatttgtttgatttacagCTTCTGGTATtaacatgaatatgaatatttgaacacatgttttatataataataattttcataTACAATTTCAAaagcttttaaatgaaataatacagTTCAACAGTGGGTCCGATGACTTGAAGGTTATGGGGGAATCCTtaaatattcaattttatttagtttattagGACATTTATACAAATAGAGGGATTTCTTTGGACTCGTTGGTTGAAGTCTTCAGAGGAAAGAAGCCGACTGCACCGGGACAAAGGAACCGTGGATCTGTAAAGACTCTCAGACCTCGGTGGAGACGGGAAATTCAGATTCATGGAAGAAACGTCAAATTAAAGCAGCTGAAATATTGATTTCTCAAATGTTAGCATTTAAAACCATCATCTGAAAACTCAGTGGTTGGATTCGTAAACATGAACCAGATTATTGATCATGTTGAGATTAAATCCAACTTGACAATATCTGCTATCAGCTGGTGCAGCGGACCAGTGGAACAGCGGACCAGTGGAGCAGCGGACCAGTGGAACAGAAGCACAAAGAACACGTTTGTTCTCAAACGCAGCAGCTTCACTTATTTATAGAAGACCTGAGTTCATGAGTCGACTGAAGAAGATTTTGTGTTCCAGCCcaggaagtgaagaagaagaagaagaagaagaagaagaagaagaagaagaagaagaagaagaagaagaagaagaggaggaaggagtgtGGTGGACATCATCACACCATGTGACGCTGTGGATCACAGGTGGAGATGATTGACGACAGAAGTTGTGCGGTTGCGTTTTCTGTTGTCGAGCAGATTTTCCTGAACAAACACTTTGAGGTTACAATCGGTGACAAAGGTCCAGCGTCACGCTGacccacagaaacacacatccctcagccacgccccctgcagACCAGCTGAAGTActgttttcctcttgtttttgtCGATGCTGTCGTCCAATGAACGCAGACGCAACAGAACACCCCCCCCCAGTCACTGCCACATACTGAGAACTGATGTTACAGCACAGAGCCTTGACGTCAGTGTCAATAAAGATTAGAATTCAATCCTGGGAACCTTCAACAAAACAAAGTGAACAAAGACGACCGGtcgtttttcacaataaaagcagatTCGTTCCAGTTTGATTCTGACGATTTGTCTGCTCCAGAGAAAATGTTCATTAAATAATTTGTGACAGAAAGAAGGAACTCAAATACCTCCTAGAAGTGTCAGATTAAACCTCAGATTCAGACATTTTAATCCAGATTAAAGTCAGGATTCAGATATTTAAATGTACATGTATTGATTTAATTCAGATTCAGTGGTTGATGCTATCTTCTACATGAAGACTTTAATCCCAGATTTCAGTTTTCCTCCACAGCTCTTCACTCTTCCTCTAATCTCACATGTCTCTCTGCAGACGACCGGCCGCTTCCTGAGTCGGTTCTCCAGAGGGTTCCTTCAGATCGGGAGTTGTCCCGGCTGGCGTCTCGACTCGGAGCCGAGTGGGAGTTGGTGCTGATGGATCTGGGTTTGTCGGCGGAGGCTTTGTTTCGCTGTCGGTCCGATCATGGGCTCAGCGCTCACGGAGCAGCGCTCGCCGGCCTGGTTCAGTGGAGACGATCTGAGGGGAAGAGAGCCAGGGTCCAGAGGCTGCTGGAGTCTCTACAGGCTGCTGacgtccacccgtctgtcctgCAGGACGCCCTGATCTGAGGCACCAGCTGACCACAACGCTAGAACCAACGCAACCATGGACGCTCAGCGGGACAAGAGCGATTGAAACAGTGAGGACGAGACGTCTGAGTCTGAGACAAGAGAGGACACGTTGCTTGTGTTGAGGTTTcatgcagcctcctggtaaaatgtgtgtaacatgtcagagtgagtccatgagaggaaccagcaggacaatgtgtggaagcttcccagtgagcgagtggacgtgttgatgaggtttctaacacgtgacgtgaaactagaagaacacaaacatctcaggatgaagaagaggagccggacacgtagaagacgaagacgtccacttggaaacacgaggagattccagatcttctggtgatgagggccgacgccggtgtggacgagatgtaaacaacaacactgatctgtccacagcagagtttatatgacatgtcccgcctcctgctgctctacaggctcctcCCCTCTACCCAGGCCCCGCCCCTCacctggatgttcccacatgttcctgttgttgtgaacgagtcggacccaaCAACCTGCcgctgcttcacaaacaccaactacacAACACGTCCTGAGAAGATTTCCTGGAGTTCTTcgattttatataaaaaaatgtgtggacTGTTCATTTAAACAACATAATTAAATTgggaaagagttttttttacttcagtgttttttttattaaaatcatgtgatgtcatcaaaccaaataaaaatcatataaaTTCtactttaatgttttttttcttttttcttttccaacaGATTTTACAAGTGTTCCTGGAACTCATCTGAAATGATGTCACGAACTTTGAGTCTGagaaacactacacacacacacactctcacacacacacacacacacacacacacacacacacacacacacacacacacacacacacacacacacacacacacacacacacacacacacacacacttcattaaTTCCTCAACAGTTCCTGCTGAGTTTCTATTGGCCTCTGAGATTTAAGGTGGACTGGAGAGATAGAGAACCTGAAGTGTCACTGAGCTGTGAAGCTGTTTCAGTCTGAAGCTACGATTCAACACTAAATTCAGATCTCTGAAATCATCCATTTAAAGATAATCAGAGAATAAAGTCAGGaaacaacaattaaaaaagCCAAGTTGATTAAGAAGATTGTTATTGTTAAAGAGACAAATGTTTTCTGACATAAACTGGAGATAAATGTGTGACACGTCTGTTGTGTTACAGTGTGAaggtgtgtgacagtgtgtgacgtgtgtgtcagagtgtgactgtgttttacagtgtgttagtttgtgtcagtgtgttacagtgtgttagTTTGGAcggtgtatgtgagtgtgtttgtcagtgtgtgtcagtgtgtgtcagtgtgttacagtgtCTTAGTTTGGAcgatgtatgtgagtgtgtttgtcagtgtgtgacaATGTGTTAGTTTGGacggtgtgtgttagtgtgtgtcagtgtgtgaggtgtgtgtcagtgtgtgacaaTGTGTTAGTTTGGAcggtgtgtgtgaggtgtgtgtcagtgtgtgaggtgtgtgacggtgtgtaacgtgtgtgtcagtgtgtgtctgtgtgtgacgtgtgtgtttgcgtgtcagtgtgtgtctgtgtgttacagtgagCATGCCATCCTCATGTTGGTCTTCACAGTTTCTCAGAAAGACGAGAACATTGAGTTTTATCCTAATTCTTTTAGGAGTTTTATTATTAAGAGCTGCTGACGGAGACATTTCATTGTTTAACTGCTGGAATCAGACACACACGTGTCAaacagtcccacacacacacacacacacacacacacacacacactgtatgtgacccTCATCGTTTGACACGTTGTGGTTGACCCTGACATTGTAACCCAGACAACAACAATGACCAGCAGACAGTATCTGTCATACATGTACATGATGTGTTTATTGATCATTGTTTTGAAACGGTCTGAGGGTATACTTCATTCAATACTCTACATTGATCTTTATGTAGTCTTTTATATTAAGTATTATTATGTAACCATTCTTTATATATAAGTGTCATTAGTCTGTTGTATTTTGATTCTAGATATACAATAatagtataatataatacattataacaattttgttatatatatataatacattataataacacttgtgaaacaccccctgggGCCGACAGGGGGCAGCAGTCAGCGCCACAGCACTACATGGAgagaacaagagaagaagaaggtgtgGCGGTAGTTTGACTGtgagctaatgctaatgctagctgCTAACAACACTTCTCTGACTCGGTGagtttatttcctgtttaacTCCAAAACGTGACGTCGGTCAGACACTTGAAAGAAGACTGAGTTCACTGAATGTTGAACTGGTTCAGCTGAATGTTGAACTGGTTCTGTTGAACTGGTTCAGCTGAATGTTGAACTGGTTCGGTTGAACTGGTTCAGCTGAATGTTGAACTGGTTCGGTTCGAGGAGGAAACGTTCGAACCAGACTCGCGTTGAAAATCTGTCGTTTGATTTGAGACGACCAGGAGAAACGTGACGTAGTGAGATGGGTTCGTCATGTGGCTGAGCGGGTTCGGCTCAGATCCAACACGTCATCAAGTCCAGTCGCTTCACAGAGAAACTCGAGCAGGATCAGATTCAACCTGGTGACGTCACGTTAATGGTCAAAGTTTTAAATGTTCTGCAAACTGTCAGAATCTAAACATTTATTCCATCATATTAAAGTTACTAAATACTTATACTCAAGTACTTTAAGTACATCAGTACATGAAGTACTCCAGAGGGAAACCCTGTTTACTTGGTACATTAATGATTCATTGGGCagaaagttttattttactacTTTTAGTGACAAACCTGAACAAGAGTGAATAATAGGAAATCATATCAATCT contains the following coding sequences:
- the socs2 gene encoding suppressor of cytokine signaling 2, giving the protein MNFQSSDSTETIQSNRRVDNNLRAVESDESHIASAMKELRNTGWYWGTLTAAEAKEILQDAAEGTFLVRDSSQRDYLFTISAMTSAGPTNLRIEYKDGKFKLDSVVLVRPKLKQFDSVVHLVEHYVMLSKSSDNTTADPQFSAAAAAAAPNGTVQLLLTKPVYTATPALQHLCRIAINKTTRQVQDLPLPNRLRDYLTDYAYNV
- the cradd gene encoding death domain-containing protein CRADD, with the translated sequence MDPAHRAVLRRNTRFLSAELQVSDSIVPLLFQDEILTEAQVEHIESQATSRRKTLRLLELLPRRGPRAFRCFLRALDDFSWVRERLLLDLHTPGPGAEQGAGPGPGAGPGAGPGPGAGAGPGPGPGAGPGAGPGAGPGARPGAGPGAGPGAGPGPGAGPGPGAGAGPGPGPGAGPGPGPGAGPGAGPRPGAGAGSGPGPGAGPGAGPGAGPGPGAGPEAGPGAGSTDDRPLPESVLQRVPSDRELSRLASRLGAEWELVLMDLGLSAEALFRCRSDHGLSAHGAALAGLVQWRRSEGKRARVQRLLESLQAADVHPSVLQDALI